One Clostridium estertheticum DNA segment encodes these proteins:
- a CDS encoding 3-oxoacid CoA-transferase subunit B, translated as MEAREIIAGRAAKELSNGQVVNLGFGMPTAVANYLAEGVEVILQSENGCLMFGPTPKLGKEDPDVANAGGQPISLLSGAAVFDLATSFCIIRGGHVDATVLGALEVDQEGNIANWAMPLAPGRFAPGMGGAMDLVNGARKVIATLKHSSKSGSKILKKCLLPITGKGVVDVIITEKAVFEVTPTGLVLTEIFEGLTVDDIRSITEADFTVSDKVAVYRL; from the coding sequence ATGGAAGCAAGAGAAATAATTGCTGGTCGGGCAGCTAAGGAACTAAGTAATGGTCAAGTAGTGAATTTAGGGTTTGGAATGCCTACAGCAGTTGCCAATTATTTAGCTGAGGGTGTGGAAGTAATATTGCAATCTGAAAATGGTTGCTTAATGTTTGGCCCTACGCCAAAACTAGGCAAGGAAGATCCAGATGTTGCAAACGCTGGTGGTCAACCTATTAGCTTACTATCCGGAGCCGCGGTTTTTGATTTGGCTACATCATTTTGCATTATTCGTGGAGGGCATGTTGACGCCACAGTACTAGGTGCACTTGAAGTAGATCAAGAGGGTAATATTGCAAACTGGGCTATGCCACTTGCTCCAGGGAGATTTGCACCAGGTATGGGTGGGGCTATGGATTTAGTAAATGGAGCTCGCAAAGTTATTGCTACATTGAAGCATTCTAGTAAGAGTGGATCTAAGATATTAAAAAAATGTCTTCTTCCAATTACAGGCAAAGGAGTAGTTGATGTTATCATTACTGAAAAAGCAGTATTTGAAGTAACGCCTACTGGACTGGTACTTACTGAAATATTTGAAGGCCTAACTGTTGATGACATTCGTAGCATTACAGAGGCTGATTTTACAGTTTCTGATAAGGTAGCTGTGTATAGGTTGTAG
- a CDS encoding RrF2 family transcriptional regulator: MKITQEADYGLRVVLHLSKLGYGEKVESKVISEKEGIPLRFLLKLLRKLIQVDILRSYKGVKGGYAINKLPEQITLKAVIEAIDGPVCVNRCVIDPIFCNLNRSSVCILHRAMTKVQKSLNEQLESINFKQLVDGEV, encoded by the coding sequence ATGAAAATAACACAAGAAGCAGATTACGGACTTAGAGTAGTACTTCACTTAAGTAAATTAGGCTATGGTGAAAAGGTAGAATCAAAAGTAATTTCAGAAAAAGAGGGTATACCGCTAAGATTTCTTTTAAAACTTTTAAGAAAGCTTATACAAGTAGATATTCTAAGATCTTACAAGGGAGTCAAGGGAGGATATGCTATAAATAAATTGCCAGAGCAAATAACATTAAAAGCTGTTATAGAAGCAATAGACGGTCCAGTATGTGTTAATAGATGTGTAATTGATCCAATCTTTTGTAATTTGAATAGAAGTAGTGTATGCATTCTGCATAGAGCTATGACAAAAGTACAAAAGAGTTTAAACGAACAACTAGAAAGTATAAATTTTAAACAACTAGTAGATGGAGAAGTTTAG
- a CDS encoding transcription initiation factor TFIIIB, producing MEREKKCPECGCEKIAQAKLDINAKLYPIDTFFKIMNGSEVSAEVCTKCGYILNMRVLTPEKFK from the coding sequence ATGGAACGAGAAAAGAAATGTCCAGAATGTGGTTGTGAAAAAATTGCACAGGCTAAACTTGATATTAATGCAAAATTATATCCTATTGACACATTTTTCAAAATTATGAATGGGTCAGAAGTGAGTGCAGAGGTATGTACAAAATGTGGTTATATTTTAAATATGAGAGTATTAACACCAGAGAAATTCAAGTGA
- a CDS encoding VanW family protein: MKEKYCITIAFKMLIAQFILSFIAVTLGCMWGLNIENNKWSKLIYSDIKIANIALGGKTKEEAKNIIKYQYIDDIKNRKLYVTVDDKVYSVDNSNLIKGYDMDNVIDKAFNFGKNLSIIEKHKLIKTGSKERYSLDFTCDNDSIEEFTRNIEKENNKKPVNATIEMTAEGAIKIDADKKGYKIEKEKLNKDIENKIKAGVIDDIHITAPVKKTEAAVTQATLFLINTCIASFSTKFESSSFMRANNIDISVRAINGKVLIPGESFSFNEMLGQRTRERGYMEAPVIINNKIESGIGGGICQVSSTLYNAILKTGIQDIGRMHHSVPSSYVGLGLDATVDWGNIDFKFKNTLEYPIYIEARTQNKILYINIFSNSDLNKKKYIIENNINEDANGYKVKVIRKTYENGMIINSEVISNDVYTPVGSAIKKNT; encoded by the coding sequence ATGAAGGAAAAATATTGTATCACTATTGCTTTTAAAATGTTAATAGCTCAATTCATTTTAAGTTTTATTGCGGTAACACTTGGTTGTATGTGGGGATTAAATATAGAAAATAATAAATGGAGCAAGTTAATTTATAGTGATATAAAAATAGCGAATATTGCTTTAGGTGGTAAAACCAAGGAAGAGGCAAAAAATATAATTAAATACCAATATATAGATGATATAAAAAACAGGAAACTATATGTAACCGTTGACGATAAAGTTTACTCGGTAGACAACTCCAATTTAATTAAGGGTTATGATATGGATAATGTTATAGATAAAGCATTTAACTTTGGAAAGAATTTAAGCATAATTGAAAAACATAAACTTATAAAGACTGGAAGTAAGGAAAGATATAGTTTAGATTTTACTTGCGATAATGACTCTATTGAGGAATTTACAAGGAATATTGAGAAGGAAAACAATAAGAAGCCTGTAAATGCAACTATAGAAATGACAGCAGAAGGTGCAATTAAAATAGATGCTGATAAAAAAGGATATAAGATTGAAAAAGAAAAACTTAATAAAGATATTGAGAATAAAATTAAAGCTGGAGTAATTGACGACATACATATAACGGCACCTGTTAAAAAGACGGAAGCGGCAGTTACACAAGCTACACTTTTTCTTATTAATACATGTATAGCATCATTTAGTACAAAATTTGAGTCATCATCTTTTATGAGAGCTAATAATATTGATATTTCTGTTAGAGCTATAAATGGTAAGGTTTTAATTCCAGGTGAGAGCTTTAGTTTTAATGAAATGCTAGGCCAGAGGACAAGAGAACGAGGTTACATGGAGGCTCCTGTTATAATTAACAATAAAATTGAATCCGGAATAGGTGGTGGTATATGCCAGGTATCATCTACTCTATATAATGCAATTTTAAAAACAGGAATACAGGATATAGGAAGAATGCATCATTCAGTACCTTCTTCATATGTAGGGCTTGGACTTGATGCTACAGTTGATTGGGGAAATATAGACTTTAAGTTTAAAAATACTCTTGAATACCCAATATATATAGAGGCGCGTACTCAAAATAAAATTTTGTATATCAATATTTTTTCAAATTCAGACCTAAACAAAAAAAAGTATATTATTGAGAATAATATAAATGAGGATGCCAATGGTTATAAAGTAAAGGTTATAAGAAAAACATATGAAAATGGAATGATAATTAACTCAGAGGTTATTTCTAATGATGTATATACTCCTGTAGGCTCTGCGATTAAAAAAAACACTTAA
- a CDS encoding amino acid permease encodes MSEKDNALNDDLHRGLEERHIQMMAIGGAIGVGLFLGSASAIKTAGPAILACYAITGIFLFCIMRALGEMAVENPIAGSFSAYANQFIGPLAGYLTGWTYWFMWIVTCMAEVTAVGVYVNFWLPGIPQWVSALAAVACMTVVNLIAVKAFGEFEFWFALIKVITIIFMIILGMVMITTGFGNGGHPTGISNLWNNGGFFAKGVKGPVMAMVMVAFAFVGVELIGVTAGEAKNPEKTIPSAINKVFYRIMIFYVGAIFVIMSLYPWASLGTIGSPFVATFSKLGIGAAAGIINFVVLTAALSACNSGIFTTGRMLYNLSLQGSAPKPFGNLSKAQVPKNAILISAGFMLVGVFLNFIVPAKVFAYVTSLATFAGVFSWFMILLAQMKFRKSLTSEQVKNLKFPMKGYPFTNYISVAFLVFIIVVMCLNPDTLVAVIVGPLWLGILVAYYYGSGLNKRFSSNKEDKDMVA; translated from the coding sequence ATGAGTGAAAAAGATAATGCTTTAAATGATGATCTTCATCGTGGTCTAGAAGAGAGACATATTCAAATGATGGCAATTGGTGGAGCAATTGGTGTGGGTCTATTTTTAGGATCAGCATCAGCAATTAAGACAGCAGGCCCTGCCATTTTAGCATGTTATGCCATTACCGGAATCTTTTTATTCTGCATTATGCGTGCACTTGGAGAAATGGCAGTTGAGAATCCAATCGCAGGTTCCTTTAGTGCATATGCTAATCAATTTATCGGACCTCTAGCTGGATATTTAACAGGATGGACTTATTGGTTTATGTGGATTGTAACTTGCATGGCAGAAGTTACTGCGGTAGGTGTTTATGTTAATTTTTGGTTACCAGGTATTCCACAATGGGTCTCAGCTCTTGCTGCTGTTGCTTGTATGACAGTAGTAAACTTAATTGCAGTAAAGGCTTTTGGAGAATTTGAATTTTGGTTTGCACTTATAAAAGTTATTACAATTATTTTTATGATCATTTTAGGTATGGTTATGATTACAACTGGATTTGGTAATGGAGGACATCCTACTGGTATTTCAAATTTATGGAATAATGGAGGTTTCTTCGCTAAAGGAGTAAAAGGTCCAGTTATGGCTATGGTTATGGTTGCATTTGCTTTTGTTGGAGTTGAGCTTATTGGTGTTACAGCAGGTGAAGCAAAAAATCCAGAAAAAACAATACCATCAGCTATAAATAAAGTTTTTTATAGAATAATGATTTTCTATGTAGGTGCAATATTTGTAATTATGTCGCTTTATCCATGGGCTTCACTGGGAACAATAGGTAGTCCATTTGTTGCTACTTTTAGTAAACTTGGAATAGGTGCCGCAGCAGGTATTATAAATTTTGTTGTATTAACTGCAGCGCTATCCGCATGTAACAGTGGTATTTTTACTACAGGTCGTATGCTTTATAACCTTTCACTTCAAGGTTCAGCACCAAAACCTTTTGGAAATCTTAGTAAAGCACAAGTTCCTAAAAATGCAATTTTAATTTCTGCAGGGTTCATGCTCGTTGGTGTTTTTCTTAATTTTATTGTTCCAGCTAAAGTATTTGCTTATGTTACAAGTCTTGCAACCTTTGCAGGTGTTTTTTCATGGTTTATGATTTTACTCGCACAAATGAAATTCAGAAAATCTCTTACATCTGAACAAGTAAAGAACTTAAAATTTCCAATGAAGGGATATCCTTTTACTAATTATATTAGTGTTGCATTTTTAGTCTTCATAATAGTAGTAATGTGCTTGAACCCAGATACACTAGTAGCAGTTATTGTAGGACCACTTTGGTTAGGAATATTAGTTGCCTATTATTATGGTAGTGGTCTTAATAAACGATTTAGTTCTAATAAAGAAGATAAAGATATGGTAGCTTAA
- a CDS encoding ATP-binding cassette domain-containing protein translates to MLRIENLCKSYGSFQAVNNLTLHIPKGEIFGFVGPNGAGKTTTMKIVCGLLTATSGQVFMDGIDLSNNIRLLKSRIGYMPDFFGVYDNLKVIEYLEFYASIYNIKGKESVKICNDLLELVDLTDKKNIYVDSLSRGMKQRLCLARSLVHNPDLLVLDEPASGMDPRARVEMKEILRTLRGMGKTILVSSHILPELAELCTIIGIIDKGKVLMSGTVDEIVQKVYHSQRIRVKVIDKVEDTIRILKEFPDIVEVNTVGNNIIEADFKGDDAFMSAILIRLVQGNIKVVSFNALDGNLEDIFMKVTTSMEEKV, encoded by the coding sequence ATGCTAAGAATAGAGAATTTGTGTAAAAGTTATGGATCTTTTCAAGCAGTTAATAATTTAACTCTTCATATTCCCAAAGGGGAAATATTTGGATTTGTTGGACCCAACGGTGCAGGAAAAACCACCACCATGAAGATAGTATGTGGTCTATTGACTGCAACTTCAGGACAAGTGTTTATGGATGGAATAGACCTTTCTAATAACATAAGATTGCTTAAAAGTAGAATAGGGTACATGCCAGATTTCTTTGGGGTATATGATAATTTAAAGGTTATTGAGTATTTAGAATTCTATGCATCTATATATAACATAAAGGGCAAGGAAAGTGTAAAGATATGTAATGATCTTTTGGAGCTCGTGGATTTAACTGATAAAAAAAATATTTATGTGGATAGTCTTTCTAGAGGCATGAAACAGAGACTTTGTCTTGCTAGAAGTTTAGTTCATAATCCAGATTTATTAGTGTTAGATGAACCAGCCTCAGGAATGGACCCAAGAGCTAGAGTTGAGATGAAAGAAATCCTAAGGACTTTAAGGGGTATGGGGAAAACAATACTAGTTAGTTCTCACATATTACCAGAGCTTGCGGAGCTGTGCACTATTATAGGGATAATTGACAAGGGTAAAGTTTTAATGAGCGGCACAGTTGATGAGATAGTGCAAAAGGTTTATCACTCACAGAGGATTAGAGTGAAAGTTATAGATAAAGTAGAAGATACAATAAGAATACTTAAGGAATTCCCAGATATAGTGGAAGTAAATACTGTAGGAAATAATATTATTGAGGCAGATTTTAAGGGTGATGATGCTTTTATGAGTGCAATTCTAATACGTTTAGTGCAGGGTAATATTAAAGTAGTATCTTTTAATGCTCTAGATGGAAATCTTGAGGATATATTTATGAAGGTAACTACTTCAATGGAGGAAAAGGTATGA
- a CDS encoding ABC transporter permease, which translates to MNKNSLRINPVLLKELKVKMRGWKAVFLIGGYNLVLALLTMFIMKMTMNNNMGRVNQSNIFATYVFMVIVQFCLIGLIAPALTAGAISGEREKQTLDMLMSTTLRPVSIITGKLFASLSHIILLVISSIPIFSVIFLYGIIGVKELAQVFIFYIIIAITLGSIGIFFSTFIRRSTAANVLSYALVIFLALGTLLISIFYIQLVIMKNHPNTPYNQTFWLMYCNPFAGLASLLTTQLGQGGGQIFPGIYLTGKQNGLLLWHINSIFNIGLSVILLGLSALKLNPARRKLFRKNK; encoded by the coding sequence ATGAATAAAAATAGTTTGAGAATTAACCCAGTTTTATTAAAAGAACTTAAAGTTAAGATGAGAGGGTGGAAGGCTGTATTTCTTATTGGGGGGTATAACCTTGTACTAGCATTACTTACTATGTTTATTATGAAGATGACTATGAATAATAATATGGGAAGAGTCAATCAAAGCAATATATTTGCTACCTATGTGTTTATGGTAATAGTACAGTTTTGTCTTATAGGTCTTATCGCTCCTGCATTAACTGCTGGTGCAATATCAGGAGAACGAGAAAAACAGACTTTAGATATGCTTATGTCAACAACACTCAGACCTGTGTCAATAATCACAGGAAAACTATTCGCATCTCTTAGTCATATAATATTGCTAGTAATATCCTCTATTCCAATATTTTCAGTAATATTTCTTTATGGAATTATAGGTGTAAAAGAGCTTGCACAGGTGTTTATATTTTATATAATTATAGCTATAACACTAGGTAGTATAGGAATTTTCTTTTCTACTTTTATAAGGAGAAGTACAGCAGCTAATGTACTTTCTTACGCTTTAGTAATATTTTTAGCCCTGGGAACCTTATTAATATCTATCTTTTATATACAATTGGTAATAATGAAAAATCATCCTAATACCCCCTATAACCAGACCTTTTGGCTAATGTATTGTAATCCTTTTGCAGGACTTGCATCTCTTCTAACAACTCAATTAGGGCAAGGCGGTGGACAAATATTTCCTGGTATATATTTAACAGGAAAACAGAATGGTTTGTTATTATGGCACATTAACTCTATATTTAATATAGGCTTATCAGTTATTTTACTTGGGTTAAGTGCTTTAAAGTTAAATCCTGCAAGGCGAAAACTGTTTAGAAAAAACAAATAG
- a CDS encoding AAA family ATPase, translating into MDEKEIKIIVDKIKAIELEIGKAIIGQKDIVKLVLIAIFSGGNVLLEGAPGLGKTQLVKTLSKVLDLSFSRIQFTPDLMPADVVGTNIIVKSKLGNNAFEFQKGPVFAHLLLADEINRATPKTQSALLEAMQEHTVTVGVNTYKLSEPFMVLATQNPLENEGTYPLPEAQLDRFLFKLMVPFPSLEELKGIIDVTINNKATQLNKIIDGDEIFEIRKVLKEVPMSKAVEEYALKVILATHADYTEAPELTKKYIRYGASPRAAQAIISTARVRAVMEGRYNVAFEDIRFVAFSALRHRFFLNFDAMADGVTAEEIIEEILQSQLKES; encoded by the coding sequence ATGGATGAAAAAGAAATAAAAATTATAGTTGATAAGATTAAGGCTATTGAACTTGAAATAGGAAAGGCTATTATCGGACAAAAGGATATAGTAAAACTTGTCCTTATAGCAATTTTTTCCGGTGGAAATGTGCTTTTAGAAGGAGCACCTGGTCTTGGAAAAACTCAGCTAGTAAAGACACTTTCAAAGGTTTTAGATTTATCCTTTTCTAGGATTCAGTTTACACCTGATTTAATGCCAGCGGATGTAGTTGGTACTAATATTATAGTTAAAAGTAAGTTAGGTAATAATGCCTTTGAATTTCAAAAGGGTCCAGTATTTGCACATCTTTTATTGGCAGATGAAATAAATAGAGCAACACCTAAAACACAGTCAGCTTTACTGGAAGCTATGCAGGAGCATACTGTGACCGTTGGAGTTAATACCTATAAATTAAGTGAACCCTTTATGGTACTTGCAACTCAAAATCCACTAGAGAATGAAGGTACCTATCCTTTACCAGAAGCTCAATTGGATAGGTTTTTATTTAAGTTAATGGTACCTTTCCCGAGTCTTGAAGAATTAAAGGGAATAATAGACGTAACTATTAATAACAAGGCTACGCAACTTAATAAGATAATTGATGGGGATGAAATTTTTGAAATAAGAAAAGTTTTAAAGGAAGTGCCCATGTCAAAAGCAGTGGAGGAATACGCTCTTAAGGTTATTCTTGCTACTCATGCAGACTATACGGAAGCTCCAGAGCTTACTAAAAAATATATTAGGTATGGAGCTAGTCCTAGAGCGGCCCAAGCTATTATTTCTACGGCTAGAGTGAGAGCGGTGATGGAAGGTAGATATAATGTAGCCTTTGAGGATATAAGATTTGTAGCTTTTTCAGCTTTAAGACACCGCTTCTTCCTTAATTTTGATGCCATGGCAGATGGAGTAACCGCTGAAGAAATTATTGAAGAGATATTACAAAGTCAGCTTAAAGAATCGTAG
- a CDS encoding DUF58 domain-containing protein yields the protein MKEKIFDTEFFKKLENISIKATMSMTEGTAGGRKSKVKGSSVEFSDFREYSSGDDFRRIDWNAYGRFDKLFVKLFMEEREALINIFVDCSKSMDFGEKNKGAMALRISGILTYFALNNLDRVCINKVQGNTLQQAYSYMGKSMFQSAIQFMERTEFEGSTILSEAIKKKDLKNRGISIIISDFFTTGSIEEMIKYLAYKKQQIIFVQVLCEEELAPALGGEVRLIDSETGEEVNISITPKLLKTYNSKLKAMSVVIKEGVKKYGGTFMQVSSSHPLEKIVFEQFAREGII from the coding sequence ATGAAAGAAAAAATATTTGATACAGAATTTTTTAAAAAGCTTGAAAACATTTCGATAAAAGCTACTATGTCCATGACGGAAGGTACCGCTGGAGGGAGAAAGTCAAAGGTGAAAGGAAGTTCTGTAGAGTTTTCAGACTTTAGAGAATACAGCTCAGGAGATGATTTTAGAAGAATAGATTGGAATGCTTATGGGCGTTTTGATAAGTTATTTGTAAAATTATTCATGGAGGAACGGGAAGCTCTTATAAATATATTTGTAGATTGTAGCAAGTCCATGGATTTTGGAGAAAAAAACAAGGGGGCCATGGCCTTAAGGATAAGTGGAATACTTACATATTTTGCTCTGAATAATTTAGATAGAGTATGTATTAATAAGGTTCAAGGAAATACCCTACAGCAAGCATACTCTTATATGGGCAAGAGTATGTTTCAATCAGCTATTCAGTTTATGGAAAGAACTGAGTTTGAAGGATCAACAATTTTGTCAGAAGCTATTAAAAAGAAGGATTTAAAAAACAGAGGAATCTCAATTATCATCTCAGATTTTTTTACTACAGGTTCTATTGAAGAGATGATAAAGTATCTTGCCTATAAAAAGCAGCAAATTATATTTGTTCAGGTGCTTTGTGAAGAAGAACTAGCACCTGCCTTAGGTGGGGAAGTACGCCTTATTGACAGTGAAACAGGTGAAGAGGTAAATATCAGCATAACACCAAAATTACTAAAAACCTATAATTCAAAGTTAAAAGCCATGTCTGTAGTTATTAAAGAAGGGGTTAAGAAATATGGAGGAACTTTTATGCAGGTTTCCTCATCACACCCTTTAGAAAAGATAGTATTTGAACAGTTTGCAAGGGAGGGAATAATATGA
- a CDS encoding vWA domain-containing protein, which translates to MKLLSPLALWFLVLIPLLILMYILKQKFQEREISSLYLWHQVLLDTKAATPFQRFRRNILFFLQLLILLLVIFSLTKPFLLWNNKNYENVVMVIDTTGSMSALWEKDSRLDEAKKKATATVNSLASGSKITIISSGKNSRVEVSGSTDKSATIKKIKEIKGTNSAGNIDEVNSLVKAICKEYKSYKVIFFTDKAVNMKEVNGEVVDLATKRNNMSLDYIAHSQMEKGLKVMVRVTNHGDEDNKIELCLYGETKLVAYKDLNMKASETQTVYFENVPQNNKYIYGEISEKDALMEDNSIYSIVKQSNAGRILLCTDGNVFLEKAITTLKDIELFKSSSSEKVPPDFDLYIFDGKVPETLPKKGSMLFINPNKSNEFFKVSEEVGGGTASVVTHAITKYMGNGDFIISKLRQIETPYWGNPLLKVGEKQVSFVGAQKDQKIGVLGFDLHNTDLPLTTEFPIFINNLISYLIDRDTLTVNKYNCGESVNIIPLPQAEKINVITPDKIKEAVSTKYPVKPFEDTAKPGIYEIKQKLFEKEDSKLIAINFPSSESDISVQKSSTTNTFGSLLNKGGIDLSSFLLILALMIIIIEWLVYTRS; encoded by the coding sequence ATGAAGCTTTTGTCTCCGCTTGCTTTATGGTTTTTAGTTTTAATACCGCTACTGATTCTAATGTACATATTAAAACAAAAATTTCAAGAGAGAGAAATCTCTAGTCTTTATCTATGGCATCAAGTATTACTGGATACAAAAGCTGCCACACCCTTTCAGCGGTTTAGAAGAAATATATTGTTTTTCCTTCAATTATTAATATTACTTTTAGTTATATTTTCTCTTACCAAGCCCTTTCTACTATGGAATAACAAAAACTATGAAAATGTTGTTATGGTTATTGATACTACTGGAAGTATGAGTGCCCTTTGGGAAAAAGATAGTAGACTTGACGAGGCAAAGAAGAAGGCAACGGCTACAGTTAATTCTTTGGCTTCTGGAAGTAAAATAACAATAATATCTTCAGGCAAAAACTCTAGAGTTGAAGTAAGCGGTTCTACAGATAAATCCGCTACTATAAAGAAAATAAAAGAAATTAAAGGAACTAACAGTGCGGGAAATATAGATGAGGTAAATTCACTAGTTAAAGCTATATGCAAGGAATATAAAAGCTATAAAGTTATTTTCTTTACTGATAAAGCAGTTAATATGAAGGAAGTAAATGGTGAAGTTGTAGATTTAGCTACAAAAAGAAATAATATGAGTTTAGATTATATAGCTCACTCACAGATGGAGAAAGGCTTAAAGGTTATGGTTAGAGTCACAAATCATGGAGATGAAGACAATAAAATAGAACTTTGTTTATATGGTGAAACTAAGCTTGTAGCCTATAAGGACTTAAATATGAAAGCTAGTGAAACTCAAACCGTATATTTTGAAAATGTTCCACAAAATAATAAATATATTTATGGTGAAATATCTGAAAAGGATGCCTTAATGGAGGATAACAGTATTTATTCTATAGTGAAACAGAGTAATGCAGGTCGAATTCTTTTATGTACAGATGGAAATGTATTCCTTGAAAAGGCTATAACTACACTTAAGGATATAGAGTTATTTAAATCTTCTTCTAGTGAGAAGGTTCCTCCGGATTTTGATTTATATATTTTTGATGGGAAAGTACCTGAGACATTACCTAAAAAAGGAAGTATGTTATTTATTAATCCAAATAAAAGCAATGAGTTTTTTAAGGTTTCAGAGGAAGTAGGCGGGGGCACAGCCTCTGTTGTTACCCATGCTATAACCAAATATATGGGTAATGGTGATTTTATTATCTCAAAGCTTAGACAAATAGAAACTCCATATTGGGGAAATCCACTTTTGAAAGTTGGGGAAAAGCAAGTTTCTTTTGTTGGAGCACAAAAGGATCAGAAAATTGGAGTGTTAGGTTTTGATCTTCATAACACGGATTTGCCTTTAACCACGGAATTTCCGATTTTCATAAATAATCTAATATCCTACCTCATTGATAGAGATACCCTTACGGTTAACAAATATAACTGTGGCGAAAGTGTAAATATAATACCACTTCCCCAGGCAGAAAAAATAAATGTAATTACTCCTGATAAAATTAAAGAAGCGGTAAGCACTAAGTATCCTGTAAAGCCTTTTGAGGACACAGCTAAACCGGGTATTTATGAGATAAAACAAAAACTTTTCGAAAAGGAAGATAGTAAGCTTATTGCTATTAATTTTCCAAGCTCTGAGAGTGATATAAGTGTTCAAAAATCAAGTACTACCAATACTTTTGGCAGTTTGTTAAATAAAGGTGGAATAGATTTAAGTAGTTTTTTATTAATACTAGCTTTGATGATCATTATTATTGAATGGTTAGTATATACAAGATCATAA